In Gallus gallus isolate bGalGal1 chromosome 6, bGalGal1.mat.broiler.GRCg7b, whole genome shotgun sequence, a single genomic region encodes these proteins:
- the ZP4 gene encoding zona pellucida sperm-binding protein 4 — translation MGVVGQAMAVFGAVFFLGLLGPFALVVGTWSRPFADPGLLACGQGSLQLTLPSGWEGNASFVLTAWDTEGKAHALQNDSGCGLWVSDALDGSRVVSVSYTSCYVFGWDGNYFIIVGLEGTDAAGQKVVHEEKLFMCPADLPALDAPSSSVCSAVRSQDRLPCASLPISQGDCEVRGCCYNPRDKVKTCYYGNTVTAHCTPDGQFSIAVSRDVTLPPVILDSVHLASGHSAGCVPVVKNKAFVVYQFPLSACGTTFQVTGDQAVYENELVASRDVKTGSLGSVTRDSTFRLHVRCSYAITGTFVPLSVQVFTLPPLPAVSQPGPLSLELRVASDERYSSYYTDNDYPVVKALRDPIYIEVRILQRTDPDLVLVLHHCWATPSINPHQQTQWPVLVNGCPYAGDNYQTQLVPLSTASGLLFPSHYQRFTLYTFTFVDSASQEVLSGLVYLHCSASVCHRSVQESCANTCPARARGKRSAEHTLKDSASRVSSKGPVIFLQDELRRVADVNDFRAAAASWALGFAAVAAGAVLGMVLVAAVLWWRK, via the exons ATGGGTGTTGTAGGGCAGGCCATGGCTGTGTTTGGAGCTGTGTTCTTCTTGGGGTTGCTTGGTCCCTTTGCTTTGGTTGTAGGGACTTGGAGTAGGCCTTTTGCTGACCCTGGCCTGCTGGCTTGTGGCCAAGGGAGCTTGCAGCTCACCTTACCCTCAGGCTGGGAGGGGAATGCTTCCTTTGTGCTGACTGCTTGGG ATACTGAGGGGAAGGCACATGCTCTGCAGAATGATTCTGGCTGTGGTCTCTGGGTATCTGATGCTCTGGATGGCTCCAGGGTAGTCTCCGTTTCCTACACCAGCTGCTATGTCTTTGGATGG GATGGCAATTACTTCATAAttgttgggctggaagggacagaTGCTGCTGGACAAAAGGTTGTTCATGAGGAGAAGCTGTTCATGTGCCCTGCGGACCTTCCTG CACTGGATGCTCCTAGCAGCAGTGTCTGTTCTGCTGTCCGCAGCCAGGACCGGCTGCCCTGTGCCTCCTTACCCATCAGCCAGGGAGACTGTGAAGTGCGAGGCTGTTGTTACAACCCCAGGGACAAAGTGAAGACTTGCTACTATGGTAACACAG TGACAGCACACTGCACACCAGATGGCCAGTTTTCCATTGCTGTGTCTCGAGATGTGACCCTGCCACCTGTTATCCTGGACTCTGTGCATCTGGCcagtgggcacagtgctggctgcgTCCCTGTAGTGAAAAACAAGGCCTTTGTTGTGTACCAGTTCCCACTCTCTGCCTGTGGCACTACTTTTCAG GTGACTGGAGACCAGGCCGTATATGAGAATGAGTTGGTGGCATCCAGGGATGTGAAGACTGGAAGCCTTGGTTCTGTCACTAGGGACAGCACTTTCAG GTTGCACGTCCGCTGTAGTTATGCCATCACTGGGACTTTTGTTCCCTTGAGTGTTCAGGTCTTCACGCTGCCGCCACTCCCTGCTGTCTCCCAGCCTGGTCCTCTGTCCTTGGAACTGCGTGTTGCCTCAG ATGAACGATACAGTTCCTACTACACTGACAATGACTATCCTGTTGTGAAAGCTCTGAGAGACCCTATTTACATAGAAGTTAGAATCCTTCAGAGGACGGACCCTGACCTGGTTCTAGTACTGCACCACTGCTGGGCCACACCAAGTATTAATCCTCATCAACAGACACAGTGGCCTGTCCTGGTGAATGG GTGCCCTTATGCAGGGGACAACTATCAGACACAGCTGGTACCTTTGAGTACTGCCTCAGGACTACTGTTTCCATCACATTACCAGCGCTTCACCCTCTACACATTTACCTTTGTGGACTCTGCTTCCCAAGAGGTGCTCTCTGGGCTG GTGTACCTGCACTGTAGTGCCTCAGTGTGCCACCGGTCTGTGCAGGAGTCCTGTGCCAACACTTGTCCTGCTAGAGCCA GAGGTAAAAGGAGTGCTGAGCATACCCTTAAGGACAGTGCCTCCCGTGTTTCCAGCAAAGGCCCTGTTATTTTCCTGCAGGATGAGCTAAGACGAGTAGCTGATGTGAATGACTTCA gagcagctgcagcctcctgggctctgggttttgctgctgtggctgctggggcagtgctgggcatggtgctggtggctgctgtgctgtggtggaGGAAGTGA